From a region of the Zingiber officinale cultivar Zhangliang chromosome 4B, Zo_v1.1, whole genome shotgun sequence genome:
- the LOC121977406 gene encoding gallate 1-beta-glucosyltransferase-like, with protein sequence MTIGMEGGEELSMELGNAHGIPHVLMVSFAGQGHLNPLLRLAKRIAAKGLLVTLCSTHDIRHRMVNSDSGAAASDLGAPKPVGRGFIRFEFFSDGLPVDDARRKDLDVLMPAVRVTGPRAVAGIIRRHAEAGRPVSCVINNPFVPWALDVAAEMGIPGGVLWVQSAAVFATYYYYHRGLGKFPTEENPDVAVVRLPGLPQLKKEELPTFLLPTSEYKPLREVILEQFRNINKAAWVFANTFHELEREAIEAISDRVPIIPVGPLVEPPEEKSSPAGIRGDLFKAEDCMEWLDAQEPHSVVYVSVGSIVVLSKEEMEEMAWGLCDSHRPFLWVVRRDMRSLLPEGFLDAVGDRGQVIEWSPQEEVLAHPAVACFVTHCGWNSTLEALTAGVPMITYPQFGDQVPDSKFLVEVFGVGVRLAAPATREEMKRCVEAVSTKQRGEEIRKRAAEWKKAATEAVAEDGSSDRHIQAFVDEITNKRSLSI encoded by the exons ATGACTATTGGCATGGAAGGAGGAGAAGAGTTGTCAATGGAGCTGGGGAACGCCCATGGCATCCCTCATGTCCTCATGGTGTCCTTCGCCGGGCAAGGCCACCTCAACCCGCTGCTCCGCCTCGCCAAGCGCATCGCCGCCAAGGGTCTCCTCGTCACTCTCTGTTCCACCCACGACATCCGCCACCGCATGGTCAATTCCGATTCCGGCGCCGCCGCCTCCGACCTCGGGGCACCCAAGCCCGTGGGCCGCGGCTTCATCCGCTTCGAGTTTTTCTCCGACGGGCTTCCCGTCGACGACGCCCGCCGCAAGGACCTCGACGTGCTCATGCCCGCGGTGCGCGTGACCGGCCCGCGGGCCGTCGCCGGCATCATTCGCCGTCACGCCGAGGCCGGCCGCCCTGTCTCGTGCGTCATCAACAACCCGTTCGTGCCGTGGGCGCTCGACGTGGCGGCGGAGATGGGGATACCCGGAGGGGTGCTCTGGGTCCAATCCGCCGCCGTGTTCGCCACTTACTACTACTACCACCGCGGGCTGGGGAAGTTCCCCACCGAGGAGAACCCCGACGTGGCGGTGGTGCGCCTCCCCGGTCTCCCGCAGCTGAAGAAGGAGGAGCTGCCCACTTTCCTGCTGCCGACGTCGGAGTACAAGCCGCTGCGGGAGGTAATCTTGGAGCAGTTTAGGAACATCAACAAGGCGGCGTGGGTGTTCGCGAACACATTCCACGAGCTGGAGCGCGAGGCCATAGAGGCGATTTCCGACCGTGTTCCGATCATCCCGGTCGGGCCGCTGGTGGAGCCTCCAGAGGAGAAATCTTCGCCGGCCGGTATCCGAGGCGACCTATTCAAGGCGGAGGACTGCATGGAGTGGCTCGACGCGCAGGAACCGCACTCGGTGGTGTACGTCTCCGTGGGCAGCATCGTGGTGCTGAGCAAAGAAGAGATGGAGGAGATGGCGTGGGGGCTCTGCGACTCCCACCGCCCCTTTCTCTGGGTGGTGCGCCGCGACATGCGCAGCCTCCTCCCGGAAGGCTTCTTGGACGCCGTCGGTGATCGTGGccag GTGATTGAGTGGAGCCCGCAGGAGGAGGTGCTGGCACATCCGGCGGTGGCATGCTTCGTGACGCACTGCGGGTGGAACTCGACGCTGGAGGCCTTGACCGCCGGCGTGCCGATGATAACTTACCCACAGTTCGGGGACCAAGTTCCGGACTCCAAGTTCCTGGTGGAGGTATTCGGCGTCGGGGTGCGGCTAGCAGCACCGGCGACAAGGGAGGAGATGAAGCGGTGCGTCGAGGCGGTGTCGACGAAGCAGCGAGGGGAGGAGATCAGGAAGAGGGCGGCGGAGTGGAAGAAGGCGGCGACGGAGGCAGTGGCGGAGGACGGGTCGTCAGACCGCCACATCCAGGCCTTTGTCGAcgagatcaccaacaagagatCACTATCGATATAG